A genomic region of Pseudovibrio sp. Tun.PSC04-5.I4 contains the following coding sequences:
- a CDS encoding AAA family ATPase, which translates to MKWPTKTELFGKQSKNAGELMKIAVAGKGGVGKTTLTSMLARSFAKEGMRVLAIDADPDANLAGALGVSPENREKLVPIANMKDLAIERTGHGSGYGGFFVLNPTVDDLPEALSIKHEGIRILSLGSIRHGGSGFVCPQHTIVRALMNHILLKENDLVLMDMEAGIEHLGRGTAEAVDLLIIVVEPGRRSLETAAQIERLAKDLGIENLAYVGSKLRDSADMDFLSNALPNERFLGGIQLSDAIRTADLNDLSPFDQDDAPLSQIKDIQSRIQALGAKINAKANTHVPDEN; encoded by the coding sequence GTGAAGTGGCCAACTAAGACCGAGCTCTTTGGAAAGCAATCTAAAAATGCGGGTGAACTAATGAAAATAGCAGTTGCGGGCAAGGGCGGTGTTGGGAAGACAACTTTGACAAGTATGTTGGCCCGCTCGTTTGCGAAAGAAGGCATGAGAGTTCTCGCGATCGATGCGGATCCTGATGCGAATTTGGCTGGTGCTTTGGGGGTTAGTCCCGAAAACCGTGAGAAACTCGTTCCTATCGCCAATATGAAAGATCTGGCCATTGAACGCACCGGCCATGGCAGCGGGTATGGCGGCTTCTTTGTTCTAAATCCTACCGTCGATGATCTGCCCGAAGCGTTGTCCATCAAACACGAGGGCATCAGAATTCTGTCTTTAGGTTCTATTCGTCATGGTGGATCTGGTTTCGTTTGCCCCCAGCACACCATTGTTCGTGCGTTGATGAACCATATTCTGCTGAAAGAAAATGACCTTGTCCTGATGGATATGGAAGCGGGCATCGAACATCTGGGTCGGGGCACGGCAGAGGCCGTTGATCTGCTGATCATCGTTGTGGAGCCCGGCCGCCGCAGCTTGGAAACAGCTGCACAAATTGAGCGCTTAGCCAAAGATCTGGGCATCGAAAACCTAGCTTATGTGGGGTCAAAGCTGCGCGATAGTGCGGACATGGACTTCCTCTCCAACGCTTTGCCAAATGAACGTTTTCTGGGTGGTATTCAGTTGAGTGATGCGATCCGAACAGCGGATTTAAATGACCTGTCTCCTTTCGATCAGGACGACGCCCCTCTGTCGCAAATCAAAGACATCCAATCCCGAATTCAGGCTCTGGGTGCAAAAATAAACGCGAAGGCGAACACCCATGTGCCTGATGAAAATTAA
- the cooS gene encoding anaerobic carbon-monoxide dehydrogenase catalytic subunit codes for MDQREKSSDVAVQEMISKAATSNIETVFDRYQQQQPQCGFGTLGLCCRFCWKGPCRIDPFGAGPQTGICGADRHTIVARQLARMMAAGAGAHSEHGRHILHAMRQIVRGEVTDIYNIKDEAKLLACAKRMGIETEGRAIMSVASDVVDATYDDFGNQEDDNVMNWLRVTLPQKRIDRLQKLGVLAPNIDMAVCQTVARTAVGCDADPANIVMGGIRAALCDFDGMALATEMSDILFGTPSPIVSEANLGVINENSVNIAVNGHNPLVAEAVCLIAGQMQEQAKALGAKDGINIVGVCCTGNESMLRHGVPMAGNYLSQEMVLVTGAIDAMVVDVQCIMPGIVSVAENFHTVIITTHDENKIPGAVHRSVHADNAREAAEGIVKLALDAYTRRNPANVLIPDSKETCIVGFSTEAIMQVLERLNAEDPLKPLIDAIVSGQIKGIALFAGCNTTQVDQDRNFKEMGRELAKRDVLLLATGCGAGAFAKDGLMSQQAVEEFAGPGLKSVLTTLGEAAGLNGPLPLVFHMGSCVDNSRAVMLATAIAEKLGVDLSDLPVVASAPEAMAEKAVAIGSWSVALGFPTHLGNIPQIMGSDAVVELVTETTKELFGGYFVVDPDPISAAETLYEAILERRKGLGI; via the coding sequence ATGGACCAACGAGAAAAATCTTCAGACGTAGCTGTGCAAGAGATGATCTCTAAAGCAGCGACAAGCAACATCGAAACAGTCTTCGACCGGTATCAGCAGCAACAGCCTCAATGTGGCTTCGGAACACTTGGTTTATGCTGTCGCTTCTGCTGGAAAGGTCCTTGCCGGATTGATCCGTTTGGTGCGGGCCCGCAAACTGGTATTTGTGGAGCTGACCGTCACACCATCGTGGCTCGCCAACTGGCGCGTATGATGGCAGCCGGTGCCGGCGCACACTCCGAGCACGGTCGTCATATTCTTCACGCAATGCGCCAGATCGTGCGTGGTGAAGTGACAGACATCTATAACATCAAAGACGAAGCCAAATTGCTGGCCTGTGCCAAGCGGATGGGCATTGAAACAGAAGGCCGCGCCATCATGAGCGTTGCCAGCGATGTTGTAGACGCCACCTATGATGATTTCGGCAACCAGGAAGATGACAATGTCATGAACTGGCTGCGGGTGACTTTGCCGCAAAAACGCATTGACCGCTTGCAGAAACTGGGAGTTCTTGCGCCAAATATTGACATGGCTGTTTGTCAAACTGTTGCACGTACCGCAGTTGGTTGTGATGCGGACCCTGCAAATATTGTCATGGGTGGCATTCGTGCAGCACTTTGTGATTTTGATGGCATGGCATTGGCAACGGAAATGTCTGACATCTTGTTTGGTACTCCAAGCCCAATCGTCAGCGAAGCGAACCTCGGAGTAATCAACGAAAACTCGGTCAACATCGCCGTCAATGGTCATAACCCGCTGGTTGCCGAAGCTGTTTGTCTGATTGCCGGCCAGATGCAAGAACAGGCAAAAGCGCTTGGCGCTAAAGACGGCATAAACATTGTTGGTGTTTGCTGCACGGGGAATGAGTCCATGCTGCGCCATGGTGTGCCAATGGCGGGCAACTACCTCAGTCAGGAAATGGTTCTGGTCACAGGAGCCATTGATGCAATGGTGGTTGACGTTCAATGCATCATGCCGGGCATCGTAAGCGTCGCGGAAAACTTCCATACGGTCATCATTACCACTCATGATGAAAACAAGATCCCGGGTGCCGTTCACAGAAGTGTTCATGCAGACAACGCACGTGAAGCTGCTGAAGGCATTGTGAAGCTGGCGCTGGATGCATACACACGCCGTAATCCTGCCAATGTCCTTATCCCGGATAGCAAAGAGACCTGCATCGTTGGTTTCTCTACTGAAGCCATCATGCAAGTTCTGGAACGGCTCAACGCTGAGGATCCTCTGAAGCCACTGATTGATGCAATCGTGAGCGGTCAGATCAAAGGAATTGCTCTTTTTGCTGGGTGTAACACGACCCAAGTTGATCAGGATAGGAACTTCAAAGAGATGGGCCGTGAACTGGCCAAGCGTGATGTTCTTCTACTGGCAACAGGGTGTGGTGCTGGTGCATTTGCAAAAGATGGCTTGATGTCTCAGCAAGCCGTCGAGGAATTTGCCGGACCGGGCCTCAAATCTGTTTTGACCACTTTGGGCGAAGCAGCTGGCCTCAACGGACCACTCCCGCTGGTCTTCCATATGGGTTCTTGCGTTGACAACAGCCGTGCTGTGATGCTTGCCACTGCGATTGCTGAAAAGCTGGGCGTTGACCTTTCTGATCTGCCCGTCGTCGCAAGTGCACCAGAGGCTATGGCTGAAAAGGCTGTCGCAATCGGCAGTTGGTCTGTAGCGCTCGGGTTCCCAACCCATCTCGGTAATATCCCACAGATTATGGGTTCTGACGCAGTGGTCGAGCTGGTCACTGAAACCACCAAGGAGTTGTTCGGCGGGTACTTCGTCGTTGATCCGGACCCAATCTCCGCAGCTGAAACTCTCTATGAGGCGATCCTTGAACGCCGCAAAGGGCTTGGAATCTAG
- a CDS encoding 4Fe-4S dicluster domain-containing protein: MRNKSQNKIIYVDPGKCLGCHSCEFSCALAHSSAKSLFDVEALKGAVSRTHVVKVGDSNVPMQCRHCEDAPCTKVCPTGSLRQATGLGSVSITEQSCIGCKLCTMVCPFGVISVEKKPDSDSSSATNNGVAMKCDLCNDWRKEKGETQTACEQACPTQAIKLVDLYEYRTARSKARAAEIANAHKSIFFTF; the protein is encoded by the coding sequence ATGAGAAATAAATCTCAGAATAAAATTATCTATGTGGATCCGGGCAAGTGCCTCGGGTGCCATAGTTGCGAATTTTCCTGCGCGTTGGCGCACAGTTCCGCTAAATCATTGTTTGATGTGGAAGCATTAAAGGGCGCTGTCAGTCGAACGCATGTGGTCAAAGTTGGGGATTCCAATGTGCCGATGCAGTGTCGCCACTGCGAAGACGCACCCTGCACTAAGGTGTGTCCAACTGGGTCACTGAGACAGGCAACGGGCCTTGGGTCAGTGTCGATCACCGAGCAAAGCTGTATCGGTTGTAAGCTCTGCACGATGGTGTGCCCGTTTGGTGTGATTTCGGTTGAGAAAAAACCTGACTCAGACAGTAGCAGCGCAACCAACAACGGCGTTGCCATGAAGTGCGACCTTTGTAACGATTGGCGTAAAGAAAAAGGCGAAACTCAGACGGCCTGCGAGCAGGCTTGCCCGACACAGGCCATCAAACTGGTTGACCTATACGAGTATCGCACAGCACGCAGCAAAGCACGTGCCGCCGAAATCGCCAATGCCCACAAATCAATCTTCTTCACATTCTGA
- a CDS encoding hydrogenase maturation nickel metallochaperone HypA has product MHEASIAMSILRIANSAMGDLKDAEVDRIEVVIGKLKAIEPELLVQCFTALAKGTLCENAKLQPREVPVTVRCRSCSGKTEIK; this is encoded by the coding sequence ATGCATGAAGCCAGCATTGCAATGAGCATTTTACGCATCGCAAATTCGGCGATGGGGGATCTGAAAGATGCCGAAGTGGATCGTATCGAGGTGGTCATTGGTAAGCTGAAGGCTATTGAACCGGAATTGCTGGTCCAGTGTTTTACTGCCCTTGCCAAAGGGACACTTTGCGAAAATGCAAAACTGCAACCTCGTGAGGTTCCTGTCACAGTCCGTTGCCGGTCCTGTAGCGGTAAGACCGAAATCAAATGA
- a CDS encoding MHYT domain-containing protein has translation MLTYTYDLPLVMASILIAILSAFTGLALTNGISELSNNKKKLSIGMAAIVLGGGIWSMHFVAFLALQLPVSIYYDPLWTLSSVLIAILMTCTSLLIIHFGSRNPRNTIISGCFLGYGIVTMHYIGILGIQGCLPVFDYTNQIFVVLIGPLTGILAIWAAYKQRARFNIILGATIFGLSVSLVHYLGLYLTNFAILPVEEPIVMALDNGELAFLVIISAFTICAAFLLTATTFLVPEVSIAQQVPQPDITVAASHSDGAYEDPPVMDVVDLENKTSPLAPTPQNTVRVPVEKDNQITFLTEEDIAAVQAEGHYTLLHTPAGRFFCSWSISVAHSKLPDNFIQTHRSFLVNIKHVQGFTRNKDNGKCLFDTISSLTSVPVSRSRINEVKAVLGL, from the coding sequence ATGTTGACCTATACCTATGATCTTCCCCTTGTCATGGCGTCGATCCTGATTGCGATCCTTTCTGCATTCACGGGTTTGGCGCTTACCAATGGCATTTCAGAGCTCTCCAACAACAAGAAGAAGCTCTCCATCGGCATGGCCGCTATTGTGCTTGGTGGGGGGATTTGGTCTATGCATTTTGTTGCGTTTCTAGCACTACAATTACCAGTTTCCATATACTACGACCCGTTATGGACGCTCAGTTCTGTGCTCATCGCGATTTTGATGACCTGCACCTCTTTGCTGATCATACATTTTGGAAGCCGCAACCCGCGCAACACGATCATTTCGGGTTGTTTCCTAGGGTATGGTATCGTCACCATGCACTACATTGGAATTCTGGGCATTCAGGGGTGTTTGCCCGTATTTGATTATACAAATCAAATTTTTGTCGTTTTGATTGGCCCGTTAACGGGCATTCTGGCTATTTGGGCCGCCTACAAACAACGTGCGCGATTCAATATAATTCTTGGCGCCACAATATTCGGCTTATCCGTCTCTCTTGTGCATTATCTGGGATTGTATTTGACGAACTTTGCCATACTGCCGGTCGAGGAGCCTATCGTTATGGCCTTAGACAACGGTGAGTTGGCATTTCTTGTTATTATCTCTGCCTTTACAATTTGCGCAGCGTTCCTCCTCACCGCAACAACGTTTCTCGTGCCCGAGGTGTCAATCGCACAGCAGGTCCCTCAGCCAGATATCACGGTTGCAGCATCGCACAGCGACGGCGCCTACGAAGACCCTCCTGTGATGGATGTGGTGGACTTAGAAAACAAAACCTCTCCTCTTGCACCCACCCCGCAAAATACTGTCCGGGTCCCCGTCGAAAAAGATAACCAAATCACTTTTTTAACGGAGGAAGACATTGCCGCTGTTCAGGCCGAAGGGCATTATACTTTGCTGCATACACCTGCAGGCCGCTTCTTCTGTTCCTGGTCCATTTCAGTTGCTCATAGCAAATTGCCAGACAACTTCATTCAGACACACCGTTCCTTCCTAGTGAACATTAAACATGTCCAGGGTTTCACCAGGAACAAAGACAACGGCAAGTGTCTATTTGATACCATTTCATCGCTAACCTCGGTACCCGTCAGCCGCTCCCGCATCAATGAAGTAAAAGCAGTTCTGGGCCTTTAA
- a CDS encoding autotransporter domain-containing protein, giving the protein MVFYSPTVASIQGGNGGYGRYGSAAGGIAVDLSGGAYTIHNEGSIIGGNKAKGIVGSNIEITNSGTIQGGEISTGNYASAIKFGSGINRLTITSESNIIGRVEATTSTNDAFILGGNTSAFFNVNDIGNSSQYQGFETYQKNGSSTWTLTGTGVQNWDVAQGRLKGNTVSIQGDVDIAATAELELDQSNDGAFAGDISGAGQLIKSGTSTITLTGTNSYTGGTTINAGLLSISDMAQLGTGEILLNGGTFQTTGNSDLTTDKFDLDAAGGELDVSSKSFTLTGDVSTTSNLQKTGTGALVLDATSNTISGGTSVQNGSLIVGSTSGMSAVQLISDVTVENSAVLGGHGTIIGDVTNNNGRIAPGNSIGTTTITGSYSGVGSLEIEVEGDTKLADKLVVNGTVDVSGTALDLVLTPAGKADWSVDPTGPFIIVENDGTDAITGTFASVSDNLLFIDTTLDYAAGTNNNDIELTLTRNDVEFASSARTVNQKASGSAVQNLGSGNAVYNALIATVSDEAAAQAAFDSLSGEINASARSILIENSRFVRNAVNDRLYASATRNSETSGAQTTQLGSLTLWNTTFGSWGKADSDGNAASVEHSTGGVLFGADGDVFGNVRVGLTGGYSRTKVSAGDRNSSATSDNYTLGGYAGTQFNAFSLRAGTALTWHQIETERSVTVSAGSFTDELEADQNAAQLQAFGELGYGFNFGPTSIEPFAGLAHVHLMSQGFTEDGGASALSAKEQSAAVTFSTLGVRATSQFTLGGMGLTARGLAGWQHASNDAINFTQSFAGTGDTFTVVGTPIAKDIGILEAGLDLAINERAQFGLSYTGQLARESTKHGLTARLNLQF; this is encoded by the coding sequence GTGGTCTTTTACTCACCAACCGTAGCTTCAATTCAAGGCGGAAATGGAGGATATGGTCGTTATGGCAGTGCAGCTGGCGGCATAGCCGTTGATCTTTCTGGAGGGGCCTACACCATTCATAATGAAGGCAGTATTATTGGGGGAAACAAGGCAAAAGGTATCGTTGGTTCAAATATTGAAATAACCAATAGCGGTACTATTCAAGGTGGCGAAATTTCTACTGGAAATTATGCTTCAGCAATAAAGTTTGGATCCGGAATAAATCGTCTTACAATTACATCGGAATCAAACATAATTGGCAGAGTTGAAGCAACAACGAGCACCAATGACGCATTCATATTGGGAGGAAACACAAGTGCTTTCTTTAATGTAAATGATATCGGAAATAGCTCACAATACCAGGGTTTTGAAACCTATCAAAAGAATGGTTCCTCAACTTGGACATTGACAGGTACTGGTGTTCAGAACTGGGATGTCGCACAAGGCCGCCTCAAGGGCAATACGGTTAGCATTCAAGGCGATGTTGATATTGCAGCGACCGCAGAACTTGAGCTTGATCAATCAAATGATGGAGCTTTTGCCGGAGATATCTCTGGCGCAGGACAGTTGATTAAATCCGGCACGAGTACAATCACGCTCACTGGTACCAACAGCTATACTGGCGGCACGACAATCAACGCAGGTCTGCTTTCTATCTCCGATATGGCGCAGTTGGGAACTGGAGAAATCCTGCTCAATGGCGGTACATTCCAAACAACAGGCAATAGCGATCTAACAACAGATAAATTTGATCTGGATGCCGCTGGCGGCGAACTTGATGTCTCCAGTAAGAGCTTTACGCTGACCGGAGATGTGAGCACGACAAGTAATCTGCAGAAAACAGGTACTGGCGCCCTTGTCCTTGACGCGACTTCTAACACAATCAGCGGCGGCACATCCGTTCAAAATGGATCACTTATTGTTGGCAGCACTTCCGGCATGAGCGCTGTACAGCTCATCAGTGACGTCACGGTTGAGAATTCTGCTGTGCTGGGTGGTCATGGAACGATCATTGGCGATGTGACTAACAATAATGGCCGCATCGCGCCAGGTAACTCTATAGGCACCACAACAATCACCGGGAGCTACTCGGGTGTTGGTAGTTTGGAGATTGAAGTTGAGGGTGATACCAAACTTGCCGACAAACTCGTTGTTAATGGCACAGTTGATGTGAGTGGAACTGCTCTTGATCTGGTCCTGACACCTGCAGGCAAAGCTGATTGGAGTGTCGACCCGACAGGCCCTTTTATTATTGTTGAGAATGATGGAACCGATGCAATCACTGGAACGTTTGCTTCAGTTTCCGACAATCTACTCTTTATCGACACCACGCTTGACTATGCCGCAGGCACGAATAACAATGATATCGAACTCACGCTCACACGAAATGACGTCGAGTTTGCTAGTTCTGCAAGAACTGTAAACCAGAAAGCATCTGGGTCAGCGGTGCAAAACCTTGGCTCCGGTAATGCTGTCTATAATGCGCTTATCGCAACTGTGAGTGATGAAGCTGCGGCTCAAGCTGCATTTGATAGTCTTTCTGGCGAGATCAATGCTTCCGCTCGCAGCATTCTTATTGAAAATAGCCGCTTCGTTCGCAACGCTGTCAACGATCGTTTGTATGCATCAGCCACCAGAAATTCAGAAACCAGCGGAGCTCAGACAACTCAGCTTGGCTCTTTAACTTTATGGAACACGACCTTTGGGAGCTGGGGTAAAGCAGATAGCGACGGGAACGCTGCCTCTGTTGAGCATTCAACCGGGGGTGTTTTGTTTGGTGCAGATGGTGACGTATTCGGAAATGTTCGTGTGGGCCTGACCGGCGGGTATAGCCGAACCAAAGTCAGTGCAGGCGACAGAAACTCCTCTGCAACCAGCGATAACTACACGCTTGGTGGATATGCGGGCACTCAGTTCAACGCTTTCTCTCTTCGTGCAGGCACTGCTCTGACATGGCATCAAATTGAGACAGAGCGCTCTGTTACTGTTTCTGCCGGATCGTTTACCGATGAACTTGAAGCCGATCAAAATGCAGCTCAATTGCAAGCATTTGGTGAGTTGGGTTATGGATTTAATTTTGGGCCAACATCCATCGAGCCGTTTGCGGGCTTAGCCCATGTTCATCTTATGAGCCAGGGTTTTACTGAAGACGGCGGAGCATCAGCTCTTTCAGCCAAGGAACAAAGTGCTGCCGTGACCTTCTCCACACTTGGAGTGCGTGCTACATCGCAGTTTACTCTGGGCGGGATGGGGCTAACAGCACGAGGTCTTGCGGGCTGGCAGCATGCTTCTAACGACGCAATCAACTTTACCCAAAGTTTTGCTGGCACCGGGGACACGTTTACAGTTGTTGGCACTCCAATTGCAAAAGACATTGGCATCCTTGAAGCTGGTTTAGATCTTGCCATTAACGAGCGCGCTCAATTTGGGCTTTCCTATACAGGCCAACTTGCAAGGGAAAGTACAAAACATGGCCTAACTGCAAGATTGAATTTGCAGTTTTGA